A region of Toxorhynchites rutilus septentrionalis strain SRP chromosome 1, ASM2978413v1, whole genome shotgun sequence DNA encodes the following proteins:
- the LOC129765692 gene encoding uncharacterized protein LOC129765692 produces the protein MANELQRAQLLSRRDTMIAALGRAEAFLVGYDEQRDQSQIQLRLEYLDSMWASLEQVQGQLEDIETTEEGRAQNAEKRAYFEPRLFQIKGSLISKLPTSPPINSQVPPPSLSTNALSGIKLPTISLPEFDGDYAQWLPFHDTFVALIHNNPDLPKVQKFHYLRAALKGEAAQLVESIAISSANYSLAWDTLTGRYANEYLLKKRHLQALFDVPHVRKETAATLHSLVDDFERHTKILHQLGEPTDSWSTILEHLLCTRLHDDSLKAWEDYASTVEDPNYSCLIDFLQRRIRVLESISVNHHPTSSITNTQQQNHKRFNNHQRVSSYPFTASSNGKCPACGQQHPLLKCQKFHRLTVIERLKVVNTKRLCNNCLRAYHIARDCSSNYNCKHCNRRHHSLLHTNPHEEDRRSNGVSSINNSTTPVVIRPTPAPRAKSAKQTAAATAEVVPRVESSTPVNQTKENVFLMTVIVNIVDAFGQMHPARALLDSASQPNLITERLAQLLRVKRDRVNVTIMGAGQLSKPVRESIFTQVKSRSSDFCCDVSFLVMNKVTANLPAQDVSRIGWRIPKEITLADPEFHRSQPIDLVLGAKHFHTFFPTAVRLQIDDRLPLLVESVFGWIVAGSAPCIRSDGDSDGDEELQSTVVSMVSLEQIIERFWMTESLSTNDTYSVEEKFCETFYKSTTTRDNEGRYVVRLPRKPNFNIMLNDSKASALNRYQLLERRLDRNPELKEEYDKFMREYLSLGHMKLVNAEDDQAPVSYYLPHHPVIKDTSTTTKVRVVFDGSSKTSSGFSLNEALCVGPVVQDDLLTLILRFRTFPVALVGDIAKMYRQVLVHPEDTPLQRILWRFSRQVPVQTYELLTVTYGIAPSSFLATRTLKQLAADEGTSYPLGRPALEKGFYVDDFIGGAHSVEEAIRLRTELSELLAKGGLELRKWTSNHLEVLHGLHDDQIGTQSSLQFGPNETVKTLGIGWEPEADFLRFDSLIDSNSDPWTKRSILSTIARLFDPMGLIAPVVVTAKIIMQQLWVLPCGWDDPVPDNLQTKWKHYCQDLPKVSAFRVQGYAFLPRSKVQLHTFTDASEDAYGACVYARCENPKGNVRVQLLAAKSRVAPLKRLSIARLELCAAVLGAHLYDHVKQALDLQIESSHFWTDSTVTLQWLKSPPNVWKTFVANRVAEVQHHTHGCQWRHVPGSENPADLVSRGTTVKGLLSSDYWYNGPHWLALPSREWPILTLPGVPDEELEIRQVVAAVQTQTTINPLFLRYSSFTRLLHIVGYCLRFISNSRAKIQARNSLQASPDTSHSISLTVEQVRIAKTRLTRLAQEDAFNDEIWELEKGKSISKKSTIRLLNPILDSERVLRVGGRLNLSQLPYHTKHPSLLPANHPFTRIIAEHYHLKLFHGGGRHLLATIRQEFWPLDGRRLVRSIVRNCFRCTRFNPEPVEQQIGQLPAQRVVPGRPFEVTGVDYAGPVYLKPTHPRAPAMKAYICIFVCFTTKGVHIELASDLSTHTFLKALRRFISRRGSPSHLHSDNGKNFEGAKNELVELYRMLRSNSDQDKIRNACAEIGIQWHLTPPKAPHFGGLWEAAVKIAKRHLFRQLGSTRLSFEDMATVLTQIESIMNSRPLLSISDDPCDLSVLTPAHFLIGTSATALPDPDISTVPTNRLTHYQQLQMHVQQFWIRWRDEYLHELQRDSKHRSRNNEIIPGRMVVVVDEMQAPLRWPLARITGVHPGKDKIVRVVSLRTARGIITRPVTKICLLPFSDASTDTEGSPATSEQTADQTATNISCTNPEK, from the coding sequence ATGGCCAACGAGCTTCAGAGAGCCCAGCTGCTCTCACGGAGGGATACGATGATTGCTGCCCTGGGTCGGGCAGAGGCATTCCTCGTTGGATATGACGAACAACGGGACCAGTCGCAAATACAGCTGCGTTTAGAGTACCTCGATTCGATGTGGGCGTCGCTAGAGCAGGTACAGGGTCAACTCGAGGACATCGAAACAACAGAAGAAGGTAGGGCACAGAATGCCGAAAAGCGAGCGTATTTTGAACCACGATTGTTTCAAATAAAAGGAAGCTTAATTTCCAAACTACCTACCTCTCCTCCCATCAATTCACAAGTACCTCCACCCTCTCTCTCTACCAACGCTCTCTCTGGAATAAAGCTACCAACGATTTCGCTACCCGAATTCGATGGTGACTATGCTCAATGGTTACCATTTCACGACACATTCGTCGCTCTCATTCATAATAATCCCGACCTTCCTAAAGTACAAAAATTCCACTACTTACGAGCAGCTTTGAAAGGCGAAGCTGCTCAGTTAGTTGAGTCGATTGCCATTTCGTCGGCCAACTACAGTTTAGCGTGGGACACGCTGACAGGTCGGTATGCTAACGAGTATCTGCTTAAGAAGAGACATCTACAGGCGTTGTTCGACGTACCACATGTGAGGAAAGAAACAGCCGCTACGCTCCACAGCCTGGTCGACGATTTCGAACGACATACCAAAATCTTACACCAACTGGGGGAGCCAACTGACAGCTGGAGCACGATTCTGGAGCACCTGTTGTGCACGCGACTGCACGATGATTCTCTCAAGGCGTGGGAGGATTACGCGTCAACCGTCGAGGACCCGAACTACAGCTGCCTCATCGACTTCCTTCAGCGAAGAATCCGAGTGTTGGAATCAATTTCGGTAAACCACCACCCGACGAGTTCTATCACCAACACGCAGCAACAAAACCATAAACGATTCAACAACCATCAGCGGGTCTCATCCTACCCATTCACTGCAAGTTCTAATGGGAAATGTCCAGCGTGTGGTCAGCAGCATCCGTTGCTGAAATGCCAGAAATTTCATCGACTGACTGTCATCGAACGCCTAAAGGTAGTCAACACAAAGCGACTCTGTAATAATTGCTTACGCGCATATCACATTGCACGTGACTGCTCGTCAAATTACAATTGCAAGCATTGCAATCGCCGTCATCATTCGCTTTTGCACACCAACCCTCACGAAGAAGACCGAAGATCCAACGGAGTAAGTTCTATCAACAATTCCACGACGCCAGTAGTAATCCGACCCACACCCGCTCCACGAGCCAAGTCAGCTAAGCAAACAGctgcggcgactgccgaagtcGTCCCACGTGTCGAAAGCAGTACACCTGTCAACCAAACAAAGGAGAACGTTTTCTTGATGACGGTCATCGTTAATATTGTGGATGCCTTCGGACAAATGCACCCAGCTCGTGCTCTCCTAGACAGCGCGTCTCAGCCAAATTTAATTACCGAACGTCTAGCACAACTTCTGCGCGTGAAGCGCGATCGAGTCAACGTTACCATTATGGGCGCTGGTCAACTGTCGAAGCCCGTTCGTGAATCGATTTTCACCCAAGTGAAGTCTCGGTCCAGTGATTTCTGCTGTGACGTCAGTTTCCTCGTGATGAACAAGGTTACTGCTAATCTTCCCGCACAAGACGTGTCTAGAATAGGTTGGAGGATTCCAAAGGAAATCACGCTTGCCGATCCCGAGTTCCATCGAAGTCAACCGATAGATTTGGTGCTAGGTGCCAAGCACTTTCACACCTTTTTCCCCACTGCTGTTCGACTACAGATCGACGACCGATTACCGTTGCTGGTGGAGAGTGTATTCGGGTGGATTGTTGCTGGATCCGCTCCCTGTATTAGGTCTGATGGCGATTCAGATGGTGATGAAGAGCTACAATCGACGGTAGTTTCAATGGTTTCCCTCGAGCAGATCATCGAAAGGTTCTGGATGACTGAGAGTCTATCTACCAACGACACTTACTCGGTAGAAGAAAAGTTCTGCGAAACGTTCTACAAGTCCACTACAACCCGTGACAATGAAGGACGCTACGTAGTACGTTTGCCCCGAAAACCCAATTTCAACATCATGCTGAATGACTCGAAAGCAAGCGCTCTCAATCGCTATCAACTACTTGAACGACGACTGGATAGGAACCCAGAACTGAAGGAAGAATACGACAAATTCATGCGGGAATATCTCTCCCTTGGCCACATGAAACTGGTCAACGCGGAAGACGATCAAGCTCCCGTGTCATATTACCTGCCTCACCATCCCGTGATTAAGGACACAAGCACGACCACCAAGGTCAGAGTCGTTTTCGACGGCTCTTCCAAGACTTCGTCCGGCTTCTCCCTCAACGAAGCTCTTTGCGTTGGACCTGTAGTGCAGGACGATCTGCTCACGCTTATTCTTCGCTTCCGTACTTTTCCTGTAGCGCTCGTCGGTGACATTGCCAAAATGTACAGACAAGTTCTTGTCCATCCTGAGGATACACCACTGCAAAGAATTCTCTGGCGGTTCTCGAGGCAGGTTCCAGTCCAGACCTACGAGTTGCTCACCGTTACTTACGGGATAGCTCCCTCTTCCTTCCTCGCAACTCGCACACTGAAACAGCTAGCGGCTGACGAAGGTACATCCTATCCTCTCGGACGGCCGGCTctcgaaaaaggtttttatgtaGACGACTTCATTGGAGGAGCACACTCGGTTGAGGAAGCTATTCGTTTGAGGACCGAATTATCCGAATTATTAGCGAAGGGAGGTCTAGAATTGCGGAAGTGGACTTCAAACCATCTCGAAGTGCTTCACGGTTTGCACGACGACCAGATCGGGACACAATCCTCTCTGCAGTTTGGTCCCAACGAAACTGTGAAAACGCTGGGAATTGGTTGGGAGCCAGAGGCTGATTTCCTCCGCTTTGATTCTCTGATCGATTCTAACAGTGACCCTTGGACCAAGCGCTCGATCTTGTCTACAATAGCGAGGCTTTTCGATCCGATGGGATTAATTGCTCCGGTGGTTGTCACGGCGAAAATCATCATGCAACAACTCTGGGTGCTTCCGTGCGGATGGGACGATCCAGTACCGGACAACCTACAAACTAAATGGAAACATTATTGTCAAGACCTACCAAAagtgtctgcttttcgcgttcaAGGCTACGCTTTTCTACCCAGATCTAAGGTGCAGCTGCACACATTCACAGATGCCTCCGAGGATGCATACGGAGCGTGCGTCTATGCACGATGCGAAAACCCCAAGGGAAATGTCCGAGTACAACTACTAGCCGCGAAATCTAGAGTAGCCCCTCTGAAGCGTTTGAGTATCGCACGTCTGGAACTATGTGCTGCTGTTCTCGGTGCTCACCTTTACGACCACGTCAAGCAAGCCCTAGATCTGCAGATCGAGTCATCCCATTTTTGGACAGATTCCACGGTTACTCTTCAGTGGCTAAAATCACCACCAAACGTCTGGAAGACTTTCGTGGCCAACAGAGTGGCTGAAGTGCAACACCACACACACGGCTGCCAATGGCGGCACGTTCCGGGAAGTGAAAATCCAGCTGATTTGGTATCTCGAGGCACGACAGTTAAAGGACTTCTTAGCTCTGACTACTGGTACAACGGACCACACTGGTTAGCACTTCCGTCCCGAGAATGGCCCATACTCACTCTACCAGGTGTTCCCGACGAAGAACTGGAGATTCGTCAAGTCGTAGCAGCTGTGCAAACACAAACTACAATCAACCCGCTGTTCCTTCGCTACAGTTCTTTCACCCGTCTACTGCACATCGTCGGCTACTGTTTGCGCTTCATTTCCAACAGCAGAGCGAAGATTCAGGCGAGGAACAGCCTGCAAGCATCACCCGATACTTCCCACAGCATATCTCTAACCGTGGAACAAGTACGAATCGCAAAAACACGCCTCACTCGTTTAGCGCAAGAAGATGCTTTCAACGACGAAATTTGGGAACTCGAGAAGGGAAAATCCATTTCAAAAAAGTCAACCATTCGCTTATTAAATCCTATTCTAGATTCTGAGAGAGTTCTAAGGGTTGGAGGGAGATTAAACTTGTCCCAGTTGCCTTACCACACGAAACATCCTTCCCTACTTCCTGCCAATCATCCCTTCACTCGCATAATTGCCGAACATTACCACCTCAAGCTCTTCCACGGCGGCGGGCGCCATCTACTGGCCACCATACGGCAAGAGTTCTGGCCTTTGGATGGCCGTCGGCTGGTTAGAAGCATTGTTCGCAATTGCTTCCGTTGCACTCGTTTCAATCCAGAGCCCGTAGAGCAACAAATAGGCCAGCTACCTGCCCAACGAGTAGTGCCAGGAAGACCGTTCGAAGTCACCGGAGTAGATTACGCCGGCCCGGTTTATCTCAAACCAACACACCCACGGGCGCCTGCGATGAAGGCGTACATCTGCATATTCGTATGCTTCACAACGAAGGGTGTCCATATTGAGCTTGCCAGCGACCTATCCACCCACACCTTTCTGAAGGCGTTGCGACGTTTCATCTCACGTCGTGGCAGTCCCTCTCATCTGCACTCAGACAATGGGAAAAACTTTGAGGGAGCCAAAAATGAGCTCGTTGAACTGTACCGGATGCTTCGCAGTAACTCCGACCAAGACAAAATTCGCAACGCTTGCGCCGAAATTGGCATACAATGGCATCTGACGCCCCCGAAAGCCCCACACTTCGGTGGGCTGTGGGAGGCGGCCGTGAAGATCGCCAAAAGGCACTTGTTTCGCCAGCTGGGGTCCACCAGACTATCGTTCGAGGATATGGCAACGGTGTTGACACAAATTGAATCAATAATGAATTCACGCCCGCTGCTTTCCATCTCTGACGATCCGTGCGACCTCAGCGTTTTAACGCCtgcacactttctcatcggCACTTCAGCGACAGCTTTGCCCGACCCAGACATCAGCACAGTCCCAACAAATCGGCTCACGCACTACCAACAGCTCCAGATGCACGTCCAACAATTCTGGATCCGTTGGCGTGATGAATATTTGCACGAACTCCAGCGGGATTCGAAACATCGCAGCCGAAACAACGAAATCATTCCGGGCCGGATGGTCGTCGTAGTGGATGAGATGCAGGCTCCTCTCAGGTGGCCTCTTGCGCGAATAACTGGAGTCCACCCAGGAAAAGACAAAATCGTCCGTGTCGTATCGCTTCGAACAGCGAGAGGAATCATCACTCGCCCCGTCACGAAAATCTGCTTGTTGCCGTTCTCCGATGCCAGCACCGACACAGAGGGAAGTCCAGCGACCAGTGAACAAACAGCAGACCAAACAGCAACGAATATTTCATGTACCAATcctgaaaaataa